One part of the Algibacter sp. L1A34 genome encodes these proteins:
- a CDS encoding SUMF1/EgtB/PvdO family nonheme iron enzyme, with protein MKTKITLALAMLACFLTSANNITVSNISLENLNSPQNWVQVEFDLSWENSWRLSAGPSNWDAAWVFIKYRVNSGDWEHAQLAQTDFVAASGSTIDITSDGIGTFVYRDSDGSGDINLQDMRLRWDYGSIDPNDIIDLQVFAIEMVYVPEGPFSLGSPGTEVGKFYSSITTNPYRVESENDITVAEGSGNLYYSTTETPNAGDQLGPIPAEFPKGFNAFYSMKYEMTQGQYVGFFNTLTPTQKTANDITGSNGKNQDTELNRNPISWEDGSASATTTSPDIPLNYVNNNILYAYLDWSGLRPITEFEYEKACRGPIAPKPGEFAWGNANIATNDYTIINESQPNELVSNPETGTGNALYSLTNGTPTGPKRAGILAASAVNKTREETGGSYYGIMELTGNLYERCITVGNPEGRAFTSTHGNGEILANGLANVTSWPNTNTGIGYRGGSFYNGVDFIRVSDRFDAASVLAGANNRLGFRGVRTEE; from the coding sequence ATGAAAACAAAAATCACTTTAGCATTAGCAATGCTAGCTTGCTTCTTAACAAGTGCCAACAATATTACTGTAAGTAATATTTCTTTAGAAAATTTAAATTCGCCTCAAAACTGGGTTCAAGTAGAATTCGATTTAAGTTGGGAAAACTCTTGGCGATTAAGTGCTGGTCCATCCAATTGGGACGCCGCTTGGGTGTTTATAAAATATAGAGTTAATAGCGGAGATTGGGAACATGCCCAATTAGCACAAACAGATTTTGTGGCTGCTTCGGGTAGTACGATAGACATAACCAGCGATGGTATTGGTACCTTTGTTTATAGAGATAGCGATGGAAGTGGCGATATTAATTTACAAGATATGCGTTTGCGTTGGGATTATGGCTCTATTGACCCTAACGACATTATCGATTTACAAGTATTTGCCATAGAAATGGTTTATGTACCAGAAGGACCTTTTTCTTTAGGAAGCCCGGGTACTGAAGTTGGTAAATTTTATTCTTCGATTACCACTAATCCATATAGAGTAGAGTCAGAAAATGATATTACAGTGGCTGAAGGTTCTGGTAACCTTTACTATAGTACTACGGAAACGCCAAATGCAGGAGATCAATTAGGTCCTATTCCAGCAGAATTCCCTAAAGGCTTCAATGCGTTTTATTCCATGAAATATGAAATGACGCAAGGACAGTATGTTGGTTTTTTTAACACACTTACACCAACTCAAAAAACTGCAAATGATATTACGGGATCAAACGGTAAGAATCAAGATACCGAACTTAATCGAAACCCTATTTCATGGGAAGATGGTAGCGCTAGCGCCACTACAACATCGCCAGATATACCTCTCAATTATGTAAATAATAATATTTTATATGCCTATTTAGATTGGTCTGGACTTAGGCCTATTACAGAATTTGAATACGAAAAAGCATGTAGAGGTCCTATTGCTCCAAAACCGGGTGAGTTTGCTTGGGGCAATGCAAATATTGCCACTAATGATTATACTATTATAAATGAATCTCAACCGAATGAGTTGGTGTCAAATCCAGAAACAGGCACAGGAAATGCTTTATATAGTTTAACTAATGGAACACCTACAGGACCTAAAAGAGCTGGTATTTTGGCTGCTAGTGCTGTTAACAAAACGCGAGAAGAAACTGGTGGTAGTTATTATGGAATAATGGAATTAACTGGAAATTTATACGAACGATGTATAACTGTTGGTAACCCAGAAGGTAGAGCATTTACATCCACTCATGGAAATGGCGAGATTTTGGCAAATGGACTCGCCAATGTTACCTCGTGGCCTAACACTAATACAGGTATTGGATATCGAGGTGGATCATTTTATAATGGAGTGGATTTTATAAGAGTTTCAGATAGGTTTGATGCAGCTAGCGTTCTTGCGGGCGCTAATAACAGACTAGGCTTTCGTGGGGTAAGAACTGAAGAATAA
- a CDS encoding T9SS type A sorting domain-containing protein, with translation MKTLLLSLAFIFSITISAQITKTEAFTTGTKLAFYINECGNTMPEAAGKLSFCDRNNNLGVVERSYGLSDRRVLRMFPNHFNEDEYYLTGYGISIRKADGTWDNLPHIAVPLWGSTYLPTIQTGLVLPNGKIIIQGNNAGAVLNVYDRLTKTFTSVNFPDNRYPQQMVYDEDRDITWVFATKTSTTYLYMYNDANQTLKLIKNLGTIGLSTGSTTIGLGKTKLLYHNDFIYIGGFSKYTYGLYKLNVSNLGNSAPITYYDTTTTPSLPFDRINDLQIDANNDLWLANNEAYDGAIVKFNITTETYTTYQLPRPDNAAVNIKFNTLALDDNGLIWAAAYNYNGLVKLTIENDSPTWTLLPKEDLTTLGVPVTYIPDNIYYRNNKFYYTTRDYSSGINFNYEVIINDNDVWSGRNDNEEGNLSYRMNRRFTKNLSDENGGVWWFNRYDNLVLYRDSEDKLQTIDLQYLSQSAAIDDDNKAIIQGGSPSEIRKIDFPNAISIQENANQATDIKRVGNQVWIFDHANKKIDVYKDDALLTSYDLGEDWYQQAYYFAVDDNGDAWFMQYSTAGALEIKKFDTITLTSTTYDLSSVGSMSYLRKIVAAPNGGVWFLGNTAAIYQEAGVFYDFKAIDYSEIYNLLDVVVDTNGKAYLLNNDVASIATIENPTDANPIVENVVIEDYNSIMPSLDHYRPASLAIDSEGSVWTHASLNTFKLIDDDLATEYIAQPTLSISDNELVSMVEIYPNPSNAIFSIKTNYQIDTIEVFSVLGIKVKTFKNTKEINLTNQESGVYLLKISAENKTISKIIILQQN, from the coding sequence ATGAAAACATTATTACTCTCATTAGCATTTATTTTTTCAATAACAATAAGTGCTCAAATAACAAAAACAGAAGCCTTTACAACTGGCACAAAACTCGCATTTTACATTAACGAATGTGGCAATACCATGCCTGAAGCAGCCGGAAAATTAAGTTTTTGCGATAGAAACAACAATCTAGGCGTTGTAGAACGAAGCTATGGACTTAGTGATAGACGTGTTTTACGAATGTTTCCTAATCATTTTAATGAAGATGAATATTATCTCACTGGTTATGGTATTTCTATTAGAAAGGCAGATGGTACTTGGGACAACTTACCACATATTGCTGTGCCACTTTGGGGAAGCACGTATTTGCCAACTATACAAACAGGTTTGGTTTTGCCAAATGGCAAAATAATTATTCAAGGTAATAACGCTGGTGCAGTATTGAATGTTTACGACCGCCTTACAAAAACCTTTACATCTGTTAATTTTCCAGATAATAGATACCCTCAACAAATGGTTTACGATGAAGACAGAGATATAACTTGGGTATTTGCAACGAAGACAAGCACAACATATCTTTATATGTATAATGATGCAAACCAAACACTTAAACTTATAAAAAATTTAGGTACAATAGGACTAAGCACAGGTTCTACCACAATAGGACTCGGTAAAACAAAACTACTTTATCATAATGATTTTATTTACATAGGAGGTTTTAGTAAGTATACATATGGGCTTTATAAATTAAATGTTTCAAATTTGGGTAATTCAGCGCCTATAACATATTATGACACTACAACAACTCCAAGTTTGCCTTTTGATCGTATAAATGATTTACAAATCGATGCTAATAATGATTTATGGCTTGCAAATAATGAAGCTTACGATGGTGCTATTGTAAAATTTAATATTACCACAGAAACCTATACAACATACCAATTACCAAGACCAGATAATGCTGCCGTAAATATTAAATTCAACACGCTAGCATTAGACGATAATGGGTTAATTTGGGCCGCTGCTTATAATTACAATGGTTTAGTAAAACTAACCATTGAAAATGATTCTCCAACTTGGACTCTTCTACCAAAAGAAGACTTAACAACTTTAGGTGTACCAGTAACTTATATTCCTGATAATATATACTACAGAAATAATAAGTTCTATTATACTACAAGAGACTATTCTAGCGGTATAAACTTTAATTATGAAGTTATTATTAACGATAATGATGTGTGGTCTGGACGTAACGATAATGAAGAAGGCAACCTATCCTATAGAATGAATAGACGTTTTACTAAAAATTTATCAGACGAGAATGGAGGCGTTTGGTGGTTTAATAGGTACGATAATTTAGTACTTTATAGAGATAGTGAAGATAAGCTCCAAACCATAGATTTACAATATTTATCACAGTCTGCTGCTATAGATGATGACAACAAAGCGATTATACAAGGCGGAAGTCCTAGTGAAATTAGAAAAATAGATTTCCCTAATGCTATTTCAATTCAAGAGAATGCTAACCAAGCCACTGATATAAAACGTGTTGGAAATCAGGTTTGGATATTTGATCATGCAAATAAAAAAATAGATGTTTATAAAGACGATGCGCTTTTAACCTCTTATGATTTAGGAGAAGATTGGTACCAACAAGCCTATTATTTTGCAGTAGATGATAATGGAGATGCTTGGTTTATGCAATATTCAACAGCTGGTGCGTTAGAAATTAAAAAATTTGATACCATTACATTGACATCTACAACTTACGATTTATCATCAGTTGGTAGTATGAGTTACTTACGTAAAATAGTAGCTGCACCAAATGGAGGTGTTTGGTTTTTGGGCAATACCGCAGCAATTTATCAAGAAGCTGGAGTGTTTTACGATTTTAAAGCTATCGATTATTCTGAGATATATAATTTGTTAGATGTTGTGGTTGATACTAATGGAAAAGCGTATTTACTTAATAACGATGTCGCTTCTATAGCCACAATAGAAAACCCAACCGATGCCAACCCAATAGTAGAAAACGTTGTTATTGAAGATTATAATTCTATAATGCCATCTTTAGACCATTATAGACCAGCATCTCTCGCTATAGATAGTGAAGGAAGTGTTTGGACGCATGCTTCTCTAAATACTTTTAAGCTTATCGATGATGATTTGGCAACAGAATATATAGCACAACCAACTTTAAGTATATCGGATAATGAACTAGTATCTATGGTAGAAATTTATCCAAATCCTTCAAATGCAATCTTCAGCATAAAGACCAATTATCAAATAGATACTATTGAAGTTTTTTCGGTTTTGGGTATAAAAGTTAAGACATTTAAAAACACCAAAGAAATTAATTTAACGAACCAAGAATCTGGAGTTTATTTATTAAAAATATCAGCAGAAAACAAAACGATAAGTAAAATAATTATTTTACAACAAAATTAG
- a CDS encoding DUF6252 family protein, with amino-acid sequence MNYSKKNYELKKINRDNESKTLKILFSKTVVILILLTASLTSCSSDDDSNADQSDYYLTAKVDGVNFSTDYVTISAFQDNTDIYFIRGVGEESSFGFSLESPVSTGTFSATISEDYVLFYQVINPYAVWAATEDGGSGTITITENTNSYVKGTFSFTGFNPADDSTKVITEGKFKAQKL; translated from the coding sequence ATGAACTATTCAAAGAAAAATTACGAACTCAAAAAAATCAATAGAGATAATGAGAGCAAAACATTAAAGATATTATTCTCAAAAACTGTAGTCATTTTAATATTACTAACAGCATCATTAACAAGCTGCTCTAGTGATGATGATTCTAACGCAGACCAAAGCGATTATTATTTAACAGCTAAAGTAGATGGTGTTAATTTTTCAACAGATTATGTAACAATTAGTGCTTTTCAAGATAACACGGATATTTATTTCATCAGAGGTGTTGGTGAAGAGTCTTCCTTTGGTTTTTCATTAGAAAGTCCTGTTTCTACTGGAACATTTTCTGCAACGATATCAGAAGATTATGTACTGTTTTATCAAGTGATTAATCCTTATGCTGTATGGGCAGCAACCGAAGATGGAGGTTCTGGCACAATTACCATTACAGAAAACACTAATTCTTATGTAAAAGGAACTTTTTCGTTTACAGGATTTAATCCAGCAGATGATTCTACAAAAGTGATTACCGAAGGAAAGTTTAAAGCTCAAAAACTGTAA
- a CDS encoding DUF4412 domain-containing protein, which produces MKTLKPLLLTIVFLFICHTSHAQFWKKLTEKAGQAVEEVIVRKTSNKAAEMTGKGMDKIFDIDFEGAQADPSILPESYDFEWKYTMQMQHKKGNVNMTYYLKPSSKYFGSQPEVEDNPIANGMFMVFDKELGIMAIFMETEDVKSGTLLKNPTIDIEDVAEQEETNIDEYTFIEIGNKTILGYECQGFKVENDELEMTMYMAMDSPVSFNQVYGNHLKTTQKGFNPKWMEKAENSIVMEMDMTHKKKKKYSAKMTCVALEKSPKTIVVSDYEFMDLNSEIKN; this is translated from the coding sequence ATGAAAACTCTAAAACCATTATTACTTACCATCGTATTTTTATTTATCTGCCATACAAGCCACGCTCAGTTTTGGAAAAAATTAACTGAAAAAGCAGGGCAAGCTGTTGAAGAAGTTATTGTAAGAAAAACATCGAATAAAGCAGCTGAAATGACAGGAAAAGGTATGGATAAGATATTCGATATTGATTTTGAAGGTGCTCAGGCAGATCCATCTATTTTACCAGAAAGCTATGATTTTGAGTGGAAATACACCATGCAGATGCAACATAAAAAAGGCAATGTAAATATGACCTATTACCTAAAACCTAGTTCCAAGTATTTTGGGTCTCAGCCAGAAGTGGAAGATAACCCTATTGCAAACGGCATGTTTATGGTGTTTGACAAAGAACTAGGTATCATGGCAATTTTTATGGAAACAGAGGATGTTAAATCTGGTACGCTTCTTAAGAATCCAACTATAGATATTGAAGATGTAGCTGAACAAGAAGAAACAAATATAGATGAATATACATTTATAGAAATTGGAAATAAAACGATATTGGGTTATGAATGTCAAGGTTTCAAAGTAGAAAACGATGAATTAGAAATGACCATGTATATGGCTATGGATTCTCCTGTTAGTTTTAATCAGGTATATGGAAATCATTTGAAAACTACACAAAAAGGCTTTAATCCGAAATGGATGGAAAAAGCAGAGAACAGTATCGTTATGGAAATGGATATGACTCATAAAAAGAAAAAGAAATATAGCGCAAAAATGACATGTGTCGCCTTAGAGAAATCGCCAAAAACTATTGTAGTTAGTGACTATGAGTTTATGGATCTAAATTCTGAAATTAAAAATTAA